Within Vannielia litorea, the genomic segment CGCGCGCTCTCGGAGCGGCCCCGCACCTTCCCGCACCACGCGCCCGGCTGCACCTGCTACGGCGGCGACGAGAGCGCCTTCGCCCAGCTGCTCTCCGCCGCCGCCGCAGGCGACGAGGAGGCCGCGATGGGCTTTGCCCTGCACCTCTTCTCCGGGCGCCCGCCGCTCGGGCTGCTCGGCGCCGCCGCCCGCGCCGGTCTGGCCCTCACCCACATGGCCGGGATGCTCTCCGCCCCCCGGCCTCTCCACTGAACGACACCCAGAAAACAGGACAGCAAAGACCAATGATTTCCAAGCTCAAAGCCACGCTCCTCGCCACGGCCACCCTGGCGCCCCTCCCGGCGCTCGCCGGCCCCGCCGAGGTGCTCGCCACCTACGCCGACATCGCCCAGGCCGGCTACGAGGACAGCCTCGCCACCGCGCAAACCCTGCGCTCCGCCGTCGAGGCGCTCATCGCCGATCCGTCGGACGTGACCCTGGAAGCCGCCAGGCACGCCTGGCTCGCCGCGCGCGTGCCCTACCAGCAAACCGAGGTCTTCCGCTTCGGCAACGCCGTGGTCGACGACTGGGAAGGCAAGGTCAACGCCTGGCCGCTGGATGAAGGCCTGATCGACTACGTCGATGCCGGCGGCGCGACGGATGAAAACCCGCTGGCAGGCCTCAACGTGGTCGCAAACCCCACCCTCACCATCTCCGGCGAGGAGATCGACGCGAGCGAGATCACCCCGGCGCTCCTCTCCGACACCCTCCACGAGGCCGACGAGATCGAGGCCAACGTGGCCACCGGCTACCACGCCATCGAGTTCCTGCTCTGGGGGCAAGACCTCAACGGCACCGAGCATGGCGCGGGCAACCGTCCCTTCACCGATTACGCCAGCGGCGAGGCCTGCACCGGCGGCAACTGCGACCGCCGCGCCGCCTACCTCAAGGCCGCGACCGACCTGCTGATCTCCGACCTTGAGTTCATGGCCGCGCAATGGGCCGAGGGCGGCGAAGGCCGCGCCGCCGTGACGGCGGACGAGACGGCGGGCCTCACAGCCATTCTCACCGGCATGGGCTCGCTCTCCTACGGCGAGCAGGCCGGCGAGCGGATGAAGCTCGGCGTCATGCTGCACGATCCCGAAGAGGAGCACGACTGCTTCTCCGACAACACCCACAACTCGCATTACTACGACGGCCTGGGCATCCAGAACGTCTACCTGGGCGAGTACCAGCGGGTCGACGGATCGGTGGTCTCGGGCGAGAGCCTGGCCTCCCTCGTGGCCGCCGCCGATCCGTCGCTTGACGCAGAGCTGACCGCCGCGCTGGCCCATACCATGCGCGAGCTGGGCCAGATCAAGACCGCCGCCGAGGCGGGCTACAGCTACGACCAGATGCTCGCCGCCGGCAACGCCGAGGGCGAGGCCCTGGTGATGGGCGCGGTCGATGCGCTCGTCGCCCAGACCCGCTCCATCGAGCGCGCCGTCACCGCGCTGGGGCTCGACGGCATCGCCGTGGAAGGCTCCGACAGCCTCGATCAGCCCGACGCCGTCTTCCAGTAACCATCCACCACGACGGGGGGCGCTCGCGCGCGTCCCCCGCTCCCTGCCCGCCGGAGGCCCGCCAAGCATGATCGTCTGCTCCTGCCAGCACATCACCGACCGCGACATCCACGCCGCTATCGACTGGATGCGTGCCTCCGATCCTGCCACTATGATCACGCCGGGCCGTGTCTACCACGCGCTCGGCAAGCGTGCCGACTGCGGCGGCTGCATGCCGCTCTTCCTGTCGACCATGCGCGCCAACACCAACCTCGCCGTCCCCGCCGAACTGATCGGCCTCAGGCAGCGACCCCAGAGGAAAGAACACACCGCATGAAAGGCGACGCAAAGGTCATCGAGTACCTGAACGCAGCACTCCGTTCCGAACTGACAGCGGTCAACCAATACTGGCTCCACTACCGGATGCAGGATGACATGGGCCTGCCCGGCCTCGCCGCCAAGTCGCGCGAAGAGAGCATCGAGGAGATGCACCACGCCGACAAGCTGATCACCCGCATCCTCTTTCTCGAGGGCCACCCCAACCTGCAAAAGCTCGACCCGCTGCGCATCGGCGAGACCCCCCGCGAGATGCTCGAGGCCGATCTGGCCGCCGAGCACGAGGCCCGCACGCTCTACAAGGAGGCCCGCGACCACTGCGAGAGCGTCGGCGATTACGTGTCGAAGAACCTCTTCGAGGAGCTGATGGCCGACGAGGAAGGCCACATCGACTTCCTCGAAACCCAGCTCGACCTGCACGACCGCGTCGGCGAGCAGAACTACGCCCAGCTCAACGCCGGCCCGGCCAAGGACGCCGAGTAGGGCAGAGGAACAGTCATCCTCGGGCTTGACCCGAGGACCTCCCCGCCAAGAGACCCTCGGGTCAAGCCCGAGGGTGACACCCGCAAAACCGCACCCGAATAATCCGTCGCCCCCGCGCGTATCTTCCAAGACCCCCGCAGCAACCGAACGCACCGCGCCCCATGCCCCTCCGCCTCGCCTCCCTCCTCGCCCTCCTCGCCGCGCCCCTCGCCGCCCAGACCCTCACCGACGACCATCTTCCCGTGGTGCCACGCACCCCCGAGGAAGCCGCCCGCATCGCCGCCGTCACTGCCCCCGCCACCGAGTTCTCCGCCCCCGAGGCCTTCGAGCAGAACGCCGGCGGCGCGGCCACCGTCCGGCGGCGCGGCAATGCCGATGCCTTCTCCCAGCCCTCCGGCAACATCGACTTCGCCCGCGAGCTCGACTTCAAGCTGGGCAACGGCCTGTTCCGCAAGCTCTGGGTCTCCTCGCCGTCCTCCACCCTCGCCTCCGACGGCCTCGGCCCGCTCTACAACGCCCGTTCCTGCCAGCGCTGCCACCTCAAGGACGGGCGCGGCCACCCGCCGGTGCCGGGCGAGGATGATGGCACCACCATGTTCCTGCGCGTCTCCATCCCCGGCACCCCCGAGGACGGGATCGAGGAGATCGCCGATTACATCGCCACCCTCCCCGAACCCACCTACGGCGGCCAGATGCAGGACCACTCGCTGCCCGGCATCCCCGCCGAGTACCGCCTCGGCATCACCTACGAGGAGATCCATGTGCCGCTTTCGGGCGGCGAAACGGCCAGCCTCCGCGCGCCCACCTACACAGCCGAAAACCTCGGCTGGGGCCCGCTCCACCCGCAGGCCATGCTCTCGCCCCGCGTCGCCCCCCAGATGATCGGCCTCGGCCTGATCGAGGCGATCCCGGCGGCCGATATCCTCGCAAACGCCGACGAAAACGATGCAAACAACGACGGCATCTCCGGCCGCGCCAACATCGTCTGGTCGCTCGAGTTCGACAAACCCATGCTCGGCCGCTTCGGCCTCAAGGCCGGGATGCCCACCATCAAGGAGCAATCCGCCGCCGCCTTCGCCGGCGACATCGGCATCTCCTCGCCGCTCCACCCCGACGGCTTCGGAGATTGCGCCCTCGCACAGGCCGCCTGCCAGCAGGCCCCTCACGGCGACCAGGACGCCCGCGGCTTCGAGATCGGCGCCGACGGGCTCGACCTCGTCACCTTCTACTCCCGCAACCTCGCCGTCCCGGCCCGTGCCGCCGTCGATGACCCGCAGGTGCTGCGCGGCAAGGCGGTGTTCTACGAAACCGGCTGCACCGCCTGCCACACCCCCAAGTTCGTCACCCACCGGCTCGACGGGCAGCCCGAGCAGAGCTTTCAGCTGATCTGGCCCTATTCCGACTTCCTGCTGCACGACATGGGCGAAGGTCTGGCCGATCACCGCCCCGAGGCCCGCGCCACCGGCACCGAATGGCGCACCGCGCCGCTCTGGGGCATCGGCCTGACAAGCCAGGTCTCCGGCCACACCCTCTTTCTCCACGATGGCCGCGCCCGCTCCCTGCTGGAGGCGATCCTCTGGCACGGCGGCGAGGCCCAAGCCCAGCGCGACGCCGTGGTGGAGATGGCCCCGGCAGACCGCGCCGCCCTGATAACCTATCTCGAAAGCCTGTAGGGTGGGCACTCTGCCCTCCCCCCGAAAGGACATCATGCGCCAGCTCGCCGCCGCCCTCGCCCTCCTCGCCGCCCCGCTCCACGCGGGCGTGCCCGAGGCTATCGACGGCCACATCCTCCCGCGCCATGCCGCCTTCGCCGAGGCCGCCGCCGCGCTCGATGCCGCCGCACAGGCAGATTGCACGGCAGACGGCCTCAAGCCGTCCTACCACGCCGCCTTCGATGCCTGGATCGGCGTTCAGCACCTCGCGCTCGGCCCCCTGCAAGAGATCGGCGGCCCCCTCGCGCTGCAGTTCTGGCCCGATACCAAGGGCTTCACCGCCCGCCAGCTCGCGATGGCTCTGAAGTCCGAGGCGCCCGAGACCGTCACGCGCGAGGGCTTTGCAGGGCAATCCGTCGCCGTGCAGGGCTTCATGGCGCTGGAGCGCATGCTCTACGACGAGGCTTTATCGGCCTACCCCGCCGAGACCTACGCCTGCGCCCTGACCCGCGCCATTGCCCATGACATCGCCACCAAGGCCGCCACCCTCGCCGCCGACTGGCCCGCCACCGCCGAGGCCCTGCGCAGCGCCGGCGCGCCCGGCAACGCCACCTACCTCGCCCCGGCCGAGGCGGCGCAGGCGCTCTTCACCGCCCTCATCGCAGGGATCGAATACAACGACGACGCCCGCCTCGCCCGCCCCTTGGGCAGCTTCGACAAGCCCCGCCCCACCCTCGCCGAGGCCTGGCGCTCGGGCCGCAGCCAGCGCAACCTCGCGCTCTCGCTGGCGGCGCTGGAGGAGTTCGCCGCCCTGCTGGCCGACGGCGCGGCACCCGAGACCCGAAAGCTCTTCGAAAGCACCCAGGCCTGGCTCGCGGGCCTCGACGAGCCCCGCCTTGCAGGCGTTTCCGAGCCCACCGCCCGCATGGGGATCGAGAGCCTCGCCTCCTACCTCTCCGCGCTGAAAGAGACCGCCGCCGCCGAGCTGGGCGCGCATCTCGACGTGGGCCAGGGCTTCAACGCGCTCGATGGCGACTGACCGATGATCCCGCGCCGCGCCTTCCTCGCCAGCCTCGCCGCCGCCGCCGCCCTGCCCCGCGCCTCCTGGGCCGACGCCGGCGCGCCCGCCTTTCTCGCGGCGGCCCGCGCGCCCTCCGGCGCCTTCACCCTCTGCGGCCTCTCCGCCGCAGGCGCCCTGCGCTTCCGCCTGCCCCTGCCCGACCGTGGCCATGCCGCCGCAGCCCACCCCACACGCCCCGAGGCGGTGGCCTTCGCCCGCCGCCCCGGCCGCTTTGCCGTGGTGATCGACTGCGCCTCCGGCCGCCAGACCGCCCGGCTCGACGCGCCCGAAGGGCGGCACTTCCAGGGTCACGGCGCCTTTCTGGAAGGCGGCACCGTGCTAGCGACCTCCGAGAACGACTTCGCCACCGGCGCGGGCGTCATCGGCCTCTGGGCACCCGACGAGGGCTACACGCGCATCGGCGAGCTGCCCTCGGGCGGCATCGGCCCGCACGAGTTACTCACCCTGCCCGATGACCGCAGCCTGCTCGTCGCCAACGGCGGGCTGCGCACCGAAGAGGGCAGCCGCGAGGTGCTGAACCTCGACACCATGCGCCCCAACCTCGCCGTGGTCACGCCCGACCGGGGCGTGAGGGAGCTGGCCGAACTGCCCGAGGCCCTCTGGCCCAACTCCATTCGCCACCTCGCCCTGCGCCCGGACGGGCGCGCGGGCTTCGCCATGCAGTGGCAGGGCGACCCCTCCGAGGCGGTGCCGCTGCTGGGCCTCTGGCAGGCCGGCGCACCCTTGCGGCTCTGCGAGCCCCCGCCCGCCCGCGCACTGGCGATGCGCGGCTACGCCGGCTCGGTCGCCTTTTCGGGTGACGGACAGGCGCTGGCCATCACCTCGCCCCGCGGCGGCGAGGTGCAGCTCTTCGATGCCGAAACCGCCACGCTCACGGCCCACTGGCGCCGCCCCGACATCTGCGGGCTGGCGCCCCTGGGCGCGGGCTTTCTCGCCTCCGACGGGATGGGCGGCCTCTTCGCGCTGGCGACCGACGGCAGCGCCACGCCGCTGGCCCGCCACGAGGCCGCCTGGGACAATCACCTCGTTCCGGTGCGCCCGGCCTGAAGCCTCAGGTCACCGCGCCGCGCTCGGCAAACCGCGCCTCGCGCCATTCGCCGCTCGCCAGCACCTCGCGCAGCGCCAGCACCGCCCGCGCCACCTCTTCGAAGCTCAGGTAGAGCGGCGCAAAGCCGAAGCGCAGCACGTCCGGCGCGCGGAAATCCCCGATCACGCCCCGCGCGATCAGCGCCTGCATGATCTCGTAGCCGTTCGCGTGGCGGAACGACACCTGGCTGCCCCGCGCCGCGGCCTCGCGCGGCGAGCCCAGCTCCAGCTCCGGGCAGACGGCTTCGACCCAGCCGATGAAGGCCTCGGTCATCGCGCGGCTCTTGGCCCGCACCTCCGCCATCCCGACCCCCTCCCAATCCTCCAGCGCGCCCGCCAGCGTGCGCATCGAGAGCACCGGCTGCGTGCCGGCGAGAAAGGCCTTCACCCCCTCCGCGGCCGCATAGCCCGGCTCGAAGGCGAAGGGCCGCGCGTGGCCCCACCAGCCGCTCACCGGCTGGCGGATGCTGCCATGGTGGCGCGCGGCCGCGTAGACGAAGCCCGGCGCGCCCGGCCCGCCGTTGAGATACTTGTAGGTGCAGCCCACGGCAAAATCGGCGCCGTCGCGGTCCAGCGCCACCTCCAGCGCCCCCGCCGAATGCGACAGGTCCCAGACCGCCAGCGCGCCCGCCGCCTGCGCCGCCGCGCTCAGCCCCGCCATGTCGCGCAGCGCCCCGCTGCGGTAGTCGACGTGGTTGACCAGCATCGCCGCAACCTCATCCGTGAGTGCGGCCTCCACCGGCCCCTCCGCCAGCACCAGCCGCGCCCCCGCCGCCGCGCAGACCCCCTCGGCGATGTAGAGATCGGTGGGAAAGCTCGTCGCCTCCGCCAGGATCACGCGCCGGTCGGGGCGCAGGGCAAGGCAGGCGTGCAGCACCTTGTAGAGGTTCACCGAGATCGTGTCGCAGCAGGCCACGCTGCCCGCACCCGCGCCCACCAGCCGCCCGATCCGGTCGCCCAGCGCCAGCGGCATCTCGAACCACCCCGCCGCGTTCCACGAGCGGATCAGCCCCTCGGCCCATTCCTGGCGCGCCGCCACCTCGAGCGCCGCCAGGGCTGCGTGGCTGGCGGGGCCGAGCGAGTTGCCATCGAGGTAGATCACCCCTTCCGGGATCAGGTAGCGCGCCCGCCTCGGGGCAAGCGGGTCATCGGCATCGCGGGCACGGGCGTCGGCAATCAGGTCCATGGGCGCAATCTCGCACGGGCGCGGGGCCCGCGCCAGATCAATGCGCCTCGCCGAAGAGCCCCGTCTGCACCGGATAGTTGGCGGCAACCTGATACTCCGGGTCGTCCTCGCTGACTTCCAGGATCAGCCCGGTCTGGCTCAGCAGCTTCCGGCAGTCATCGCTGAGGTGCCGCAGGTGCAGCTCCTTGCCCTCGTCCATGTACTTCTTCGCCACGCCCTCGATCGCCGACAGCGCCGTCTGGTCGGCCACCCGGCTCTCCGCAAAGTCCACGATCACCAGCTCCGGGTCTCCCTTGGGATCGAACAGCTCGAGAAACCCGTCCGCCGAGCCAAAGAACAGCGGCCCCACCACCTCATACACCTTCGCGCCCTCCGGTGTGGTGTGGCTCCGCGCGGTGATCCGCTTGGCGTTCTGCCAGGCGTAGTGCAGCGCCGAAACGATCACGCCAACGACAACCGCCACCGCGAGGTCTTCCAGCACCGTCACCACGGTGACGAGGATGGTGACGAAACTGGCGAACTTGGTGCTCACCCGCATGATCCGGAAGGTGTTCCAGGCGAAGGTGCCGATGACGACCATGAACATCACCCCCACCAGCGCCGCCAGCGGGATCTGCTCGATCAGCGGGCTGGCGAAAAGGATGAACGACAGCAGAAAGAGCGCCGCCGCAATCGCCGCCAGCCGGGTCCGCCCGCCGGACTTCACGTTGATCATCGACTGCCCGATCATCGCGCAGCCGCCCATGCCGCCGAAGAAGCCGGTGACCGTGTTGGCCATGCCCTGCGCCACGCACTCCCTGGAGGCCCCGCCACGCTGGTCGGTCATCTGGTTGACGAGGTTCAGCGTCAGCAGGCTCTCGATCAGCCCGATGGCCGCGAGGATCAGCGCATAGGGAAAGATGATGTAGAGCGTTTCCAGGTTCAGCGGCGCCAAAGGCGTGCCATAAAGCCCCTCGCCCTCGCCGAACGGGATGTGGAACGGCGGCAGCGTGCCCGCGATCGAGGCCATGTCGCCCACCCGCGGCACGGGGATGTTGAAGACGATCACCACGATCGCCACGATCCCGATGCCCGCCAGCGGCGCCGGGATCACGTTGGTCACCTTCGGCAGGCCCCAGATGATCAGCATCGTCAGCGCCACGAGGCCCAGCATCAGCATCAGCGGCAGGCCGGTCAGCCACTCGCCATCGCCGCCCGGCACCTTGAACTGCCCCAGCTGGGCCAAAAAGATCACGATCGCCAGCCCGTTGACGAAGCCCAGCATCACCGCATGGGGCACCAGCCGGATGAACCTCCCGAGGTGAAACACCCCTGCCCCGATCTGCAGGATCCCCATGAGGATCACCGTGGCGAAAAGATATTCGACCCCGTGTTGCGCCACCAGGCTCACCATCACCACCGCCAGCGCGCCCGTCGCGCCCGAGATCATCCCGGGCCGCCCGCCGAAGACCGCGGTAATGAGCCCCACCATGAAGGCCGCGTAAAGGCCCACCAGCGGGTGCACATGGGCCACAAAGGCAAAGGCCACCGCCTCGGGCACCAGCGCCAGCGCCACCGTCAGCCCCGAGAGCAGCTCGGTTTTGACCCGCGCGGCCATCGGTTCGTCGCCCTGCCGGAAATCGCCCATGATCCCGCGGGCAAAGGCGAAAAACGGGCTCTTGCCCGCGCGTGGCGTCTCACTCATGTCATGTCTTCCGGCTGGCTTGGCTGTTCGCTGCGCTGCAGCTAGCATGTTTGCGCCAGCGGCAAAACCCCCGCAGGCCGTCGCAGGGGCGCCTTGGGCAAACCGCTTGCAGGCCCGCGGCAGATCGGGCTCCATCGGGGCAGCAACGAGGGGAAGGCGCATGAAACGAATGATCGGCATCATCGGCGGGTCGGGTCTTTATGACATCGACGGGCTGCAAGACGCCCGCTGGCTGACCCTCGACACCCCTTGGGGGCCGCCGTCGGATGCCATCTTCACCGGCACGCTGGGCGGGGTGCCGCTGGCCTTCCTGCCCCGCCACGGGCGCGGCCATGTGCACACGCCCTCCACCGTGCCCTACCGCGCCAACATCGCCGCGCTGAAGATGCTGGGCGTGACCGACGTGGTCTCGATCTCCGCCTGCGGCTCCTTCCGCGAGGAGATGGCGCCGGGGGACTTCGTGCTGGTCGACCAGTTCATCGACCGCACCTTCGCCCGCGAGAAGAGCTTCTTCTCCACCGGCTGCGTAGCCCATGTCAGCATGGCGCACCCCACCTGCCCCGCGCTTGGGGCCGAGGTGGCCGAGGCCGCGCGCGGCGCCGGGGCCACCGTCCATCCGCACGGCACCTACCTGGCGATGGAGGGCCCGCAGTTCAGCTCGGTGGCCGAGTCCCGGATGTACCGGAGCTGGGGCTGCGACGTGATCGGCATGACCAACATGCCCGAGGCCAAGCTCGCCCGTGAAGCCGAGCTCTGCTACGCCTCGCTGGCCATGGTCACCGATTACGACAGCTGGCACGAGGGCCACGACACCGTCGACATCACCGAGATCCTCGCCACGCTGCAGGGCAACTCCGCCCGCGCCAAAGAGACCATCGCCAACCTGCCCGCGCGCCTCGGCGCCGAACACGCCCCCTGCCCGCACGGCTGCGACACGGCGCTCGACCACGCCATCATGACCGCGCCCGAGGCCCGCGACCCGGCGCTCCTCGACCGCCTGAAAGCCATCGCCGCCCGCGTGCTCTGAGCCTCCGCGCCCGCCTCAGATGTCCTGGTTCTCCAGCATCCCCATCAGGCCGCGCTCGGGCAGCCAGGGGTTCAGCCCCAGCGCCTCCTCCAGCGCCGTCTTCGCCTCGCCGTTGCGGCCGAGCCCCATCAGGGTCAGCGCCTTGCCGGCGATCGCGGCAAAATGGTCGGGGGCGCGGGTGATCGCGGCCTCGAGGTCCGTCAGCGCGGGGGCGTAGTCGCGCTGCATGAATCGGATGAAGGCGCGCTGGTTGTAGCCCTCGGCATAGCCGGGGCAGTAATCGACCAGCGCATCGAAGGCCTTGATCGCCCCCTCGAAGTCATGGGCCTCGCGCCGGTCCATGCCCTCGTCGAGCAGTTCCTGGGCGCGGGCATCGGGCGCGGTCGCCCAGATATCCCACATGGCATTGGCGTGGCCGCGGGCCTCCATCTCGGTCTCCGCCTCGCGGATCGACCGCAAGACCTCGGCCCGCTTCTCCGGCTCCACCAGCACCGCCGTGTCGCACCCCTCCGCCGCTGCCGCCACCGGGGCAACGCCAAGGGCCAGTGCCGCTATCAACCATTTGCTAACCATGCCCCAGCCTCCCCTGACCCGGCCCCTTCGGTCAACGCCCCACACGAAAACATGATGAACGCCGCCGCCACAGCTTGACCCTCCCGCGCCCTCCGGGCACTCATCCCCCATGTTCCCGATCCGCGACCACAACCCCTCCCGCAAGACCCCCTGGGTCACGCTCGCGCTGATCGTCGCCAATGTCGCGGTCTTCGTGCTGATGACCCTGCCGCTGAACGACCGCCAGCTCTACGCGCTCTACACCGAGTTCGGCGTCACCCCGGCGCGGGTCGAGGCGCTCGATTACCTCA encodes:
- a CDS encoding imelysin family protein: MISKLKATLLATATLAPLPALAGPAEVLATYADIAQAGYEDSLATAQTLRSAVEALIADPSDVTLEAARHAWLAARVPYQQTEVFRFGNAVVDDWEGKVNAWPLDEGLIDYVDAGGATDENPLAGLNVVANPTLTISGEEIDASEITPALLSDTLHEADEIEANVATGYHAIEFLLWGQDLNGTEHGAGNRPFTDYASGEACTGGNCDRRAAYLKAATDLLISDLEFMAAQWAEGGEGRAAVTADETAGLTAILTGMGSLSYGEQAGERMKLGVMLHDPEEEHDCFSDNTHNSHYYDGLGIQNVYLGEYQRVDGSVVSGESLASLVAAADPSLDAELTAALAHTMRELGQIKTAAEAGYSYDQMLAAGNAEGEALVMGAVDALVAQTRSIERAVTALGLDGIAVEGSDSLDQPDAVFQ
- a CDS encoding (2Fe-2S)-binding protein gives rise to the protein MIVCSCQHITDRDIHAAIDWMRASDPATMITPGRVYHALGKRADCGGCMPLFLSTMRANTNLAVPAELIGLRQRPQRKEHTA
- the bfr gene encoding bacterioferritin → MKGDAKVIEYLNAALRSELTAVNQYWLHYRMQDDMGLPGLAAKSREESIEEMHHADKLITRILFLEGHPNLQKLDPLRIGETPREMLEADLAAEHEARTLYKEARDHCESVGDYVSKNLFEELMADEEGHIDFLETQLDLHDRVGEQNYAQLNAGPAKDAE
- a CDS encoding di-heme oxidoredictase family protein; this encodes MPLRLASLLALLAAPLAAQTLTDDHLPVVPRTPEEAARIAAVTAPATEFSAPEAFEQNAGGAATVRRRGNADAFSQPSGNIDFARELDFKLGNGLFRKLWVSSPSSTLASDGLGPLYNARSCQRCHLKDGRGHPPVPGEDDGTTMFLRVSIPGTPEDGIEEIADYIATLPEPTYGGQMQDHSLPGIPAEYRLGITYEEIHVPLSGGETASLRAPTYTAENLGWGPLHPQAMLSPRVAPQMIGLGLIEAIPAADILANADENDANNDGISGRANIVWSLEFDKPMLGRFGLKAGMPTIKEQSAAAFAGDIGISSPLHPDGFGDCALAQAACQQAPHGDQDARGFEIGADGLDLVTFYSRNLAVPARAAVDDPQVLRGKAVFYETGCTACHTPKFVTHRLDGQPEQSFQLIWPYSDFLLHDMGEGLADHRPEARATGTEWRTAPLWGIGLTSQVSGHTLFLHDGRARSLLEAILWHGGEAQAQRDAVVEMAPADRAALITYLESL
- a CDS encoding imelysin family protein, encoding MRQLAAALALLAAPLHAGVPEAIDGHILPRHAAFAEAAAALDAAAQADCTADGLKPSYHAAFDAWIGVQHLALGPLQEIGGPLALQFWPDTKGFTARQLAMALKSEAPETVTREGFAGQSVAVQGFMALERMLYDEALSAYPAETYACALTRAIAHDIATKAATLAADWPATAEALRSAGAPGNATYLAPAEAAQALFTALIAGIEYNDDARLARPLGSFDKPRPTLAEAWRSGRSQRNLALSLAALEEFAALLADGAAPETRKLFESTQAWLAGLDEPRLAGVSEPTARMGIESLASYLSALKETAAAELGAHLDVGQGFNALDGD
- a CDS encoding DUF1513 domain-containing protein — translated: MIPRRAFLASLAAAAALPRASWADAGAPAFLAAARAPSGAFTLCGLSAAGALRFRLPLPDRGHAAAAHPTRPEAVAFARRPGRFAVVIDCASGRQTARLDAPEGRHFQGHGAFLEGGTVLATSENDFATGAGVIGLWAPDEGYTRIGELPSGGIGPHELLTLPDDRSLLVANGGLRTEEGSREVLNLDTMRPNLAVVTPDRGVRELAELPEALWPNSIRHLALRPDGRAGFAMQWQGDPSEAVPLLGLWQAGAPLRLCEPPPARALAMRGYAGSVAFSGDGQALAITSPRGGEVQLFDAETATLTAHWRRPDICGLAPLGAGFLASDGMGGLFALATDGSATPLARHEAAWDNHLVPVRPA
- the kynU gene encoding kynureninase gives rise to the protein MDLIADARARDADDPLAPRRARYLIPEGVIYLDGNSLGPASHAALAALEVAARQEWAEGLIRSWNAAGWFEMPLALGDRIGRLVGAGAGSVACCDTISVNLYKVLHACLALRPDRRVILAEATSFPTDLYIAEGVCAAAGARLVLAEGPVEAALTDEVAAMLVNHVDYRSGALRDMAGLSAAAQAAGALAVWDLSHSAGALEVALDRDGADFAVGCTYKYLNGGPGAPGFVYAAARHHGSIRQPVSGWWGHARPFAFEPGYAAAEGVKAFLAGTQPVLSMRTLAGALEDWEGVGMAEVRAKSRAMTEAFIGWVEAVCPELELGSPREAAARGSQVSFRHANGYEIMQALIARGVIGDFRAPDVLRFGFAPLYLSFEEVARAVLALREVLASGEWREARFAERGAVT
- a CDS encoding SulP family inorganic anion transporter, with protein sequence MGDFRQGDEPMAARVKTELLSGLTVALALVPEAVAFAFVAHVHPLVGLYAAFMVGLITAVFGGRPGMISGATGALAVVMVSLVAQHGVEYLFATVILMGILQIGAGVFHLGRFIRLVPHAVMLGFVNGLAIVIFLAQLGQFKVPGGDGEWLTGLPLMLMLGLVALTMLIIWGLPKVTNVIPAPLAGIGIVAIVVIVFNIPVPRVGDMASIAGTLPPFHIPFGEGEGLYGTPLAPLNLETLYIIFPYALILAAIGLIESLLTLNLVNQMTDQRGGASRECVAQGMANTVTGFFGGMGGCAMIGQSMINVKSGGRTRLAAIAAALFLLSFILFASPLIEQIPLAALVGVMFMVVIGTFAWNTFRIMRVSTKFASFVTILVTVVTVLEDLAVAVVVGVIVSALHYAWQNAKRITARSHTTPEGAKVYEVVGPLFFGSADGFLELFDPKGDPELVIVDFAESRVADQTALSAIEGVAKKYMDEGKELHLRHLSDDCRKLLSQTGLILEVSEDDPEYQVAANYPVQTGLFGEAH
- a CDS encoding S-methyl-5'-thioadenosine phosphorylase — its product is MKRMIGIIGGSGLYDIDGLQDARWLTLDTPWGPPSDAIFTGTLGGVPLAFLPRHGRGHVHTPSTVPYRANIAALKMLGVTDVVSISACGSFREEMAPGDFVLVDQFIDRTFAREKSFFSTGCVAHVSMAHPTCPALGAEVAEAARGAGATVHPHGTYLAMEGPQFSSVAESRMYRSWGCDVIGMTNMPEAKLAREAELCYASLAMVTDYDSWHEGHDTVDITEILATLQGNSARAKETIANLPARLGAEHAPCPHGCDTALDHAIMTAPEARDPALLDRLKAIAARVL
- a CDS encoding tetratricopeptide repeat protein; the encoded protein is MVSKWLIAALALGVAPVAAAAEGCDTAVLVEPEKRAEVLRSIREAETEMEARGHANAMWDIWATAPDARAQELLDEGMDRREAHDFEGAIKAFDALVDYCPGYAEGYNQRAFIRFMQRDYAPALTDLEAAITRAPDHFAAIAGKALTLMGLGRNGEAKTALEEALGLNPWLPERGLMGMLENQDI